A genome region from Pelodiscus sinensis isolate JC-2024 chromosome 27, ASM4963464v1, whole genome shotgun sequence includes the following:
- the UBE2T gene encoding ubiquitin-conjugating enzyme E2 T has translation MQRTSRLKRELHLLTTEPPPGIMCWQNTNRMDDLRAQILGGADTPYEKGVFSLEVVVPERYPFEPPKIRFLTPIYHPNIDSAGRICLDVLRLPPKGAWRPSLNISTLLTSIQLLMSEPNPDDPLMADISSEYKYNKDVFIQNAKQWTEKYASQQNRASTTPDEEVTQSEASTLKESAISQKRKGNVASRKGKKPCLDS, from the exons ATGCAAAGAACTTCACGGCTGAAGAGAGAGCTGCATCTGTTGACCACAGAACCTCCCCCAGGCATTATGTGCTGGCAAAACACAAACCGGATGGATGATCTGCGAGCTC AAATTTTGGGTGGTGCAGACACGCCATATGAAAAAGGAGTTTTCAGCTTGGAAGTAGTTGTTCCTGAAAG ATATCCATTTGAACCCCCGAAGATTCGCTTTCTGACACCCATCTACCATCCCAACATTGACTCTGCTGGAAGGATCTGCCTGGATGTTCTCAGATTACCACCCAAA GGTGCGTGGAGGCCGTCCCTGAATATCTCCACATTGCTGACCTCTATACAACTGCTGATGAGTGAGCCTAACCCCGATGACCCTCTCATGGCAGACATA TCCTCGGAGTATAAATACAACAAGGATGTATTCATCCAAAATGCCAAACAATGGACTGAGAAGTACGCAAGCCAGCAAAACAGG GCTTCCACAACGCCAGATGAGGAAGTGACCCAAAGCGAGGCTAGCACTCTCAAAGAATCTGCCATCTcccagaaaagaaaaggaaatgttgccagcaggaaggggaaaaaaccctgcttAGATTCATAG